The DNA window CAGCGTCGTTGCCTGCCTCAGACGCAGATGTCCGCGCGTGGGCGAGCGGCAGACGTGTGTTCGTCTCGAGCCTCATTACCGACATGCCAAACGAACGCGCAGCTGTACGAGCGGCCATCGAGGATGTTGGCGCGACACCGGTGATGTTCGAGGAGGAGCTCGGAGCCCAAGACATCTCCGCCGAACAGGCCTATCTCGCTGGGGTACGCAGTTCTGCGATCTATGTCGGCATGTGGGGCCCCCGCTACGGCGTCAGGATGGCCGACGGGTTCTCAGCAACACACGCCGAATTCCTCGAATCTGAGCGTCACGGACTGAGGCTATGCCTCTTCGTGCAAGAGGGCGGTGACATGGACGGGCATCAACGCGATCTCGTCCAAAGTGCCCGCAATCTGTACACCACTAGTGCGTGGTCTGAACCCGACGACCTTCGCAAACGCGTCCATCGGCGGCTGCAGGACCTTGCGGCAGAAGAACTCGCACCGTGGGTGCGAGTGGGACGGGCAGTCTTCAGATCCCGCGAGATCACCAACGACGGCAGGACTGTCACCATCGATGCCTCGGTACACAGCGACGCCGTTCATTCCGAGCTCGTTCGCCTTCGCGACAGTCGAGCCGGGGAAATCCCCTTGGCGATCCCCGGTTATGCCCTGACGACTCGAGTCGATACCCTGTCGACCCGTACCGTCTCAACCATCGGCCACCACGAGAACCTGGCACTCACCATCCAGGAGAATCGCGGATCAACAATGCGCGGGATGACTGTCAATGGGATCCCCGCTGCCGAGATTAGTCGACGCGCGTTGTCCGACGGTTTGTTCGGCACAGCACTGCTATCCGAGCAGACGCACTTCTTCGTTCAAACCCCCGTCGACCCGCTGGGCCCGCTTCGCGGGTCGGCACTCGACGACGCGGTGCTCCGCCCAGTAGCACGACTGCTGTTCGAGGAGCGACTCATCCGCGACCAAATCGCATCCCGCGTCTCGTTCTTCGCCTTCGGCCCATCGCACCAGGGCGCGCGGCGACTACGAGCCTCCTGGACACCGCCCGCGGTGTATGGCAACGAACCAGAACCCGGCTCGGTGGACATAGACGGCATCACGACCGATCTCTGAGAGCTGGCGACACTTGATGACGTTGGTTACGTGAGAGGCTTTCTGGATGTCGTTGATCGAGTGGACACGATTGCCGGGTGAAACGGTGGAGGACGCCGTCGCGATGCTTCTGTGTAGTGAAAACTTCGAAGCTACCCAGGTACGACCAGGACGCGGTGACGGTGGCATCGATGTCTTCGTGCCAACCGCGCCAAATTTCTCGGGTCGTGATGTATACCAAGTTAAACGGTACGCAGAGAATTTAAACAGCAGTCAACAGCGCAAAATTCGCCGGTCGCTGAATCAGGTTGTGGAAACAGCAAAGAAGCAAGGCTGGACAATTACGTCGTGGTGGTTGGTTCTACCTTTGAATCCCACGCCGGGGAATATTGCATGGTTTGCAAAGATGACGAAAGAGCTCCCGTTTAAAACTCACTGGGTAGGCCTTAATCGCATCGAGTTTTTGGCAGCGTCACATCCTCAGGTGGTTGATTATTACTTGCGTGACGGACGCGCGCGCCTGCAGGAGCAGACGGATCGTCTTGTTGGCCTACTTTCTGGACGGCACGATCGAAGCAAGGGCGACCCGATGGCCCCCATCGACATCATCGACGACGTTAGAGATGTGTATCGCCTAATCAACCAATATGACCCGTTCTATCGATACGAGCTTTCGCTCACCGCCGAGCCTCCAAGTCAATCCATTGCAGAATCATCTCCGCCAGGCTTAGTTGCGGTAGCGGGATATGGTTCAAACGATGGGTGGGTTAATGTCAGCATAATCGCTAGATCGCTCGCAGCGACAATCGAAAAGCCGGTGACGGGACATTTTACCGTTTCCATACAAGGTGACGATTCCGCGCTTTCCGATTTCCGCAAGTTTGTCGAATACGGAACTCCAGTCGCTTTGCCAGCCGGATTCGCTAAGGTGAAATTGGATCTCCCTGGAGGACTCGGCGGTCACGAGATGGATGGATTATTAAGGCTCTCCCCGGCGACCTCGGGGCTTGAGAACGTGACCGAGCGAGAATTGATCATCGCGATGTTGACTCCCGAAAGTAGACCTCTTGCAGAACTGGAACTAAGCCTAATGGAAGTTACTGAAGGCATAGAGGGTGGTCGGCGAACAGTATGGATCGATTCTCCAGGATTCGTGGAGATTGAAATGCTCTCTAAGAAATATCCTGAAATAACGCTGAACTTCAAAATTTCTGTGGATGTGGGCGGTAAGCGCCCTGACGATATAGTAAGCAGTCTGGAGTTTCTCGCAAATTTGCACGGGTCCAATATCATGGGTCTAGCCCAGGCGTTTGGTCCGCGCAAATTTACTGTTGGAACTATTGACAGTGAACGGGAGCAAGACCCGGACTTCTCTAGATTCGCCAAGCTAGCTAAGGCCATTCGCTCGTTGCAAAAACACACTTCGGATCGCCTGCTGTTCCCCAGAGTATTCACCGGGGAACAGGCGTTAGCCATATTGGAAGCCGACAGGATCATGTCTGGCGAATCGGTAACAGCGACGTGGTCAGGTTTTAAAGTGGACCGAGATCCAAGCTCGGATCCTTCCGAGTGGGTGAAATTTGAGGTGGGTGATGAAGCCGAACTGCGACTGATTCGTGATATCAACTTTGAGTTGGACGGCCAGACATACGTAGTTGGAAAGCAGGCAGCTCTAATGAGAGGTGTGGTTTCAGAAGTGACTGCGGAGTCTGTTCGCTTCGAACCGTTAGACAAGGAAGATCAAGCAACCTTGGTGCGCTTCGATGGTGAAGCAGATACGGGGCGGGTCCATTCACGGCGGGTGGACGAGAAGTGAAGTAGATGACCTGTGACTGCATTCAGCTCGATTGTTTCCGAGCTTTAGCCGCACCCACGCACTCGGCAGACGGTTGCCAATCGCGAACGACGCTTACCGTCTAGAGCGTGTCTCTTAAATTGGGTCCGTTTTCGTTTTCATCGCCGGGCGGTGGTTGTGGTTGCGGGAGTGCAGAACTGCCGCGCACAGGACAACGCCCCCGAGGAATGTCATGGCGTACTTGTCATATCGAGTGGCCACACCACGCCACTGTTTGAGCCGCCCGAAGCCACGCTCGACGGTGTTGCGGTGCTTGTACATCGTCGGATCGAAACCCGGTGGACGACCACCGGCGGACCCCTTGTCGGCCCGTCGCTGCTTCTGGTCGCTGCGCTCGGGAATGGTGTGTTTGATCTTGCGGCGACGCAGTTCGGTGCGGGTACTGGGATGGGTGTACGCCTTGTCGGCGAGCAATCGGTAGTCCTGGTCCCCACCGGCAGCTCGGTGGGCATCGAGCAACGGCACCAACTGTGGATTGTCCCCGGCTTGCCCACCGGTCAGCAGCATCGTCACCGG is part of the Rhodococcus sovatensis genome and encodes:
- a CDS encoding DUF4062 domain-containing protein translates to MNHEPLLMDLRSASLPASDADVRAWASGRRVFVSSLITDMPNERAAVRAAIEDVGATPVMFEEELGAQDISAEQAYLAGVRSSAIYVGMWGPRYGVRMADGFSATHAEFLESERHGLRLCLFVQEGGDMDGHQRDLVQSARNLYTTSAWSEPDDLRKRVHRRLQDLAAEELAPWVRVGRAVFRSREITNDGRTVTIDASVHSDAVHSELVRLRDSRAGEIPLAIPGYALTTRVDTLSTRTVSTIGHHENLALTIQENRGSTMRGMTVNGIPAAEISRRALSDGLFGTALLSEQTHFFVQTPVDPLGPLRGSALDDAVLRPVARLLFEERLIRDQIASRVSFFAFGPSHQGARRLRASWTPPAVYGNEPEPGSVDIDGITTDL
- a CDS encoding restriction endonuclease, with product MSLIEWTRLPGETVEDAVAMLLCSENFEATQVRPGRGDGGIDVFVPTAPNFSGRDVYQVKRYAENLNSSQQRKIRRSLNQVVETAKKQGWTITSWWLVLPLNPTPGNIAWFAKMTKELPFKTHWVGLNRIEFLAASHPQVVDYYLRDGRARLQEQTDRLVGLLSGRHDRSKGDPMAPIDIIDDVRDVYRLINQYDPFYRYELSLTAEPPSQSIAESSPPGLVAVAGYGSNDGWVNVSIIARSLAATIEKPVTGHFTVSIQGDDSALSDFRKFVEYGTPVALPAGFAKVKLDLPGGLGGHEMDGLLRLSPATSGLENVTERELIIAMLTPESRPLAELELSLMEVTEGIEGGRRTVWIDSPGFVEIEMLSKKYPEITLNFKISVDVGGKRPDDIVSSLEFLANLHGSNIMGLAQAFGPRKFTVGTIDSEREQDPDFSRFAKLAKAIRSLQKHTSDRLLFPRVFTGEQALAILEADRIMSGESVTATWSGFKVDRDPSSDPSEWVKFEVGDEAELRLIRDINFELDGQTYVVGKQAALMRGVVSEVTAESVRFEPLDKEDQATLVRFDGEADTGRVHSRRVDEK